In Candidatus Omnitrophota bacterium, a single genomic region encodes these proteins:
- a CDS encoding Rrf2 family transcriptional regulator, with translation MKLSAKVEYAYKAVLELAIRYGDKSPIQLATISEAQGIPKKFLTQLFIRLKNANLVTSERGVAGGYYLTKPPSQIALADVITAIDDSIMASSSRKKLNKMRESEKIIFRIWRDINDQIATNFKHITFDQIAAQVRNEQLTYYI, from the coding sequence ATGAAGCTATCAGCAAAAGTTGAATATGCTTACAAGGCTGTGTTAGAACTGGCAATAAGGTATGGGGATAAATCGCCTATTCAACTGGCAACTATCTCTGAAGCCCAGGGGATACCAAAGAAATTTTTGACCCAGTTATTCATCAGGTTAAAGAATGCTAACTTAGTTACCAGCGAAAGAGGGGTAGCCGGAGGTTATTATCTTACCAAACCTCCTTCACAGATAGCCTTAGCCGATGTAATAACAGCTATAGATGACAGCATTATGGCTTCTTCATCAAGGAAGAAACTTAACAAGATGAGAGAATCCGAAAAGATTATATTCCGAATATGGAGAGATATAAACGACCAGATAGCGACAAATTTTAAGCACATCACTTTTGATCAGATAGCCGCACAGGTCCGTAATGAGCAGTTAACTTACTATATTTAA
- a CDS encoding phosphoadenylyl-sulfate reductase yields MTERRSKVSLLNNNDDLKVLVEKLNFKEKVERSKELIRQAYARYGDALVVANSLGKDSVAVWDLAKKVNPKIRGFIVTTRFKPAETVKFMNDEVSRYPELKVYKNDSEIQERLYQTDPDKCCDILKVEPVKRAIEEMGVKCWVTGLRCTEGRTRTDFKEVEERDKDLIKLNPILIWKEREVWQYLALYQVPVNPLYAEGYRSLGCAPCTRITNDDNERAGRWIGTSKCGGECGIHTRPLKNIDGGGI; encoded by the coding sequence ATAACAGAAAGGAGAAGTAAGGTGAGCTTGTTAAATAACAACGATGATTTGAAGGTTTTAGTGGAGAAGCTAAATTTTAAAGAAAAGGTTGAGCGGTCTAAGGAGCTTATAAGGCAGGCGTATGCGCGTTACGGCGATGCTTTAGTGGTTGCTAACAGTCTGGGCAAGGACTCGGTAGCAGTCTGGGATCTTGCTAAGAAAGTAAACCCTAAGATCCGTGGGTTTATCGTCACAACTAGATTCAAGCCTGCTGAAACCGTTAAATTCATGAATGATGAAGTTTCCCGTTACCCGGAGTTAAAGGTTTATAAAAATGACTCAGAAATACAGGAGCGATTGTACCAGACTGATCCTGATAAATGCTGCGATATCCTGAAAGTTGAGCCTGTCAAACGGGCGATAGAGGAGATGGGGGTTAAGTGCTGGGTGACAGGTCTGCGCTGCACGGAAGGGCGCACCCGTACAGATTTTAAGGAAGTTGAGGAAAGAGATAAAGATTTAATTAAACTTAATCCGATATTAATCTGGAAAGAGCGGGAAGTCTGGCAGTATTTAGCGCTCTATCAAGTTCCGGTTAACCCGCTTTATGCAGAAGGGTATCGTTCTCTTGGTTGCGCTCCCTGCACCAGGATAACCAATGATGATAATGAACGTGCTGGTAGATGGATCGGTACCAGTAAATGCGGCGGTGAGTGCGGGATACATACACGGCCTTTAAAAAATATTGACGGAGGGGGAATTTGA
- a CDS encoding anion permease, with product MSIIGLALIIISVFLALNMGVSGFSVSFAPSYGSRLLNKKRAAFLYGIFVFLGGVLIGPRVVYTLVNKISLQQVNPVSGLLILFSAGVMMFLSNLLKVPQSTSFVAVASFLGAGLFYKKVNWQTIILILAVAVIFSALSFIITLFIKKQIYPPKPGNLKLYENFYIHRNKFKKFIIITDIYSAFGIGTNNVANVIAPLAASMPINPILALAIAGPLFGVGAYISGEKVINTVSREIVPIGEISATIISFITASFVIIASLLGLPTPYVQFTTFSLLGISCVKDGLKATLNKSIVKKILWVWILIPIATTLLSYILHFIFYNRVR from the coding sequence TTGAGTATTATTGGTTTAGCGTTAATAATAATCTCAGTTTTTCTGGCTTTAAATATGGGGGTGAGCGGATTTTCTGTTTCTTTCGCGCCTTCATATGGCAGCCGCTTATTGAATAAGAAAAGAGCAGCTTTTCTATACGGCATATTTGTTTTTTTGGGTGGGGTTTTAATCGGCCCGCGTGTAGTTTATACTTTGGTAAATAAAATCTCGCTACAACAGGTTAATCCTGTATCCGGGCTATTAATTTTATTTTCTGCCGGGGTGATGATGTTTTTGAGCAATTTATTGAAAGTTCCGCAATCTACATCGTTTGTTGCTGTAGCCAGCTTCTTAGGAGCTGGTTTATTTTACAAGAAAGTAAACTGGCAGACCATAATACTCATTTTGGCTGTTGCGGTTATATTTTCTGCGCTGTCATTCATCATTACTCTTTTCATTAAGAAACAAATATATCCTCCGAAACCGGGGAATCTGAAACTCTATGAGAATTTTTATATTCATAGGAATAAATTCAAGAAATTTATAATTATTACAGACATATATTCAGCATTCGGGATAGGCACAAACAATGTCGCTAATGTTATAGCTCCTTTAGCTGCATCGATGCCCATAAATCCTATTTTGGCACTTGCAATAGCCGGGCCGCTTTTTGGTGTGGGAGCATATATTTCCGGAGAGAAGGTTATTAATACTGTTTCCCGGGAGATTGTTCCGATAGGAGAGATTTCTGCCACGATAATTTCATTTATTACAGCAAGTTTTGTTATTATTGCTTCTCTTTTGGGTTTACCGACACCGTATGTTCAATTCACAACGTTTTCTTTGCTAGGAATCAGCTGTGTAAAAGACGGACTAAAAGCGACCCTTAATAAGTCAATCGTAAAAAAAATATTGTGGGTATGGATTTTAATACCGATTGCCACGACATTATTAAGTTATATTTTACATTTTATTTTTTATAATCGTGTACGTTAA